From one Dermacentor andersoni chromosome 1, qqDerAnde1_hic_scaffold, whole genome shotgun sequence genomic stretch:
- the LOC129386073 gene encoding uncharacterized protein, which produces MPGCCVPQCSNHSRNGWRMFHFPRDPKRRLLWLVRVKRDKWQPTNSSCVCSAHFEASSFEQNRADGWKKLKPNAVPTVFPFKELPKERRPPRERNAHVPALFSDDAAAHNSSREVRNVLPSTTQEFSPADSSSDGEINERLAATETNNANGQLTSTPRDARLQETAIVTATQPLDSEAAELRKKIADLTAANNKLRQHHNESKNTVKKLQMQVRKLQKEATNFSRNTKFLNEDQIRALSRNNNHGNSWSAQTVKQGLKIKFACGTTGYETLRKIGYPLPSSRTLARRIQGLKFLPGILHEVIDVMRSKAEGMEDVEKDCVLFLDEMEIAPGFELDRGEDVLLGGTTLPSKPEEPANHALVFMLGGVNQRWKQVIAYEFTGRHVDGSVLKAYVLEIVQICSQISLRVRVITCDMGAANRAMWREFGFSSHRHSTTSCSIPHPTLKGKELFFISDPAHVLKNLKGQLLSSKVFTLSDTTVSRNGLTASKVKLEHVQAVLDYDAANELKVAPNLSETHISCGHFTKMKVGVAVQLFREAPPAIRFLIKEGVIEPEAETTAWFMDLVSRWYALMSSRHPTMALSRRNITKYHAALDTLRTATDTIRELKMGTGSQWKPSQAGVLIATTAVLRLQEVLLGSEGYEFLLTSRLLQDCLENLFSVVRLMKPVPTAYDLKCALRLVSVSHFLHTPRSTSYELDDREYLVDLLAHSKKECAESEVDEINDTEILFIEELTSTECRILFYLGGFILKGILKSITCPQCKAALLGKPDDQYASLTALKEYVRDGQNLVYPSADVMKTLKNYEEHFTAVNSWCTGKFFTMKSPLRSLIAYLEGIDKPSVNTCMAHKERISKMLTAAYARVRLRIHLRQIPSTHPSGHGSKTCAGVSLA; this is translated from the exons ATGCCTGGATGTTGTGTTCCTCAGTGCTCCAACCATTCGAGAAATGGTTGGAGGATGTTCCATTTTCCAAGGGACCCAAAAAGGCGGCTTCTGTGGCTGGtgcgagtcaagcgtgacaagtgGCAACCGACGAACTCCTCGTGTGTCTGCAGC GCTCATTTCGAAGCCAGCAGCTTCGAACAGAACCGCGCGGATGGGTGGAAGAAGCTCAAGCCTAATGCTGTACCAACGGTGTTCCCATTcaaag AACTTCCTAAAGAGCGAAGGCCACCAAGGGAACGAAATGCACACGTGCCTGCATTATTCAGTGACGACGCAGCCGCACACAATTCTTCACGAGAAGTGAGAAACGTTCTTCCCTCAACTACGCAGGAATTTTCTCCCGCTGATTCTTCGTCAGACGGGGAGATAAATGAGAGATTGGCGGCTACGGAAACCAACAATGCTAATGGGCAACTTACTTCGACCCCCAGGGATGCACGGCTTCAAGAAACTGCAATAGTTACTGCGACCCAACCCCTCGATTCTGAGGCAGCTGAGCTTAGGAAGAAGATTGCAGATCTCACAGCAGCCAATAATAAGCTTAGACAACATCATAACGAATCTAAGAACACTGTCAAAAAACTACAGATGCAGGTACGCAAGCTGCAGAAAGAGGCAACTAATTTCTCACGAAATACGAAGTTTTTAAATGAAGACCAAATTCGTGCTCTTTCTCGGAACAACAATCATGGTAATTCGTGGTCAGCGCAAACAGTAAAGCaaggtctaaaaattaaatttgcttgtggaaccaccgGGTATGAAACACTCAGAAAGATTGGCTACCCTCTTCCATCCAGCAGAACGTTAGCAAGAAGAATTCAGGGCCTGAAGTTTCTGCCAGGTATCCTGCATGAAGTGATCGACGTCATGAGGTCGAAAGCAGAGGGAATGGAGGACGTGGAGAAAGACTGCGTTCTCTTTTTAGATGAAATGGAGATAGCACCCGGATTTGAACTCGACCGTGGCGAAGACGTGCTTCTGGGAGGAACGACGTTGCCCTCAAAGCCTGAAGAGCCAGCCAATCATGCTTTGGTGTTTATGCTAGGTGGGGTAAACCAGAGATGGAAGCAAGTGATAGCCTATGAATTCACTGGTAGGCACGTGGACGGCTCTGTACTCAAGGCATATGTCCTGGAAATAGTGCAGATATGCAGCCAGATTTCTCTAAGAGTCCGTGTTATCACATGTGACATGGGTGCAGCAAACCGCGCTATGTGGAGAGAATTTGGCTTTTCGAGCCACCGCCATTCGACAACTTCGTGCTCAATACCTCACCCAACCTTAAAAGGGAAGGAACTTTTTTTCATCTCGGACCcggcacatgtccttaagaacctgAAAGGACAGCTTCTAAGCTCAAAAGTTTTCACACTCAGTGATACTACAGTAAGCAGGAACGGACTGACGGCCTCGAAGGTGAAATTGGAGCATGTACAGGCCGTCTTGGATTATGACGCAGCCAACGAACTTAAGGTAGCACCAAATTTGTCAGAAACCCACATTAGTTGTGGGCACTTCACCAAAATGAAAGTAGGAGTCGCTGTCCAGCTCTTCCGTGAAGCCCCACCAGCTATTCGGTTCCTAATAAAAGAAGGAGTGATTGAGCCAGAGGCCGAAACAACAGCGTGGTTTATGGACCTCGTTTCTAGGTGGTATGCCCTCATGTCATCGCGTCATCCCACCATGGCGCTAAGCCGCAGGAACATTACTAAATATCATGCCGCCTTGGACACACTACGCACGGCAACAGACACCATCAGAGAACTGAAAATGGGCACTGGATCTCAGTGGAAGCCATCGCAAGCAGGGGTCCTAATTGCGACAACGGCTGTCCTTCGCCTTCAAGAAGTGCTTCTTGGCAGTGAAGGGTATGAATTCCTCCTCACGAGCAGGCTGTTGCAAGACTGCCTAGAAAACCTTTTTTCTGTGGTGCGGCTCATGAAGCCAGTGCCCACTGCGTATGACTTGAAGTGTGCACTCCGACTCGTCAGCGTCAGCCACTTTCTTCACACTCCGAGATCAACAAGCTACGAACTTGACGACCGCGAATACCTTGTCGATCTGCTTGCACATAGCAAGAAGgaatgtgcagaaagcgaagtcgaTGAAATCAACGACACGGAAAttctgttcattgaagagctcacGTCAACCGAGTGCCGCATCTTGTTTTACCTTGGCGGTTTTATTTTGAAAGGAATTTTGAAATCTATAACTTGTCCGCAGTGCAAGGCTGCTCTCCTTGGCAAGCCTGACGATCAGTATGCTTCCCTGACTGCACTCAAGGAATACGTCAGGGATGGGCAAAACCTCGTATATCCAAGCGCTGATGTCATGAAAACTTTAAAAAACTACGAGGAACATTTCACCGCTGTCAACTCATGGTGCACAGGCAAATTTTTCACCATGAAGTCGCCACTTCGTTCTCTGATAGCCTATCTCGAAGGCATAGACAAACCCTCAGTGAACACATGCATGGCTCACAAAGAACGAATAAGCAAAATGCTGACTGCTGCATATGCCAGAGTGAGGCTCCGAATTCATCTCCGACAAATTCCGAGCACTCATCCTAGTGGCCACGGAAGCAAGACTTGTGCAGGGGTCAGCCTTGCGTAA